The sequence TGCAATAGCAGGTTCAATCGTCTCATCTTTATTTTCTCTTCTATTTGTCGTTCTTGGTTTTGTATTAAAAGCAATGGTCAATCAGTCAAGTTTTCATTTAACTACTGTAGACGGAATGATGGAAACCAATCCTAATATCACACGAGAAGAAGCGTTACAACTTGTAAATGAATCTAACATGGGATTTGATTTTCTAGCCAACATAATCATATTTGGTGCACTCTTTTTCTTACTATTAGGTGTCATTGCACTTGTATTATCAATAAAAGTAACCTATAAAAATAAAGTGTTGGTAGGAATTATTTTAATTGTATTCGCATTTGTTCACATTATCTTTAGTCGGTTTTTAGCTTCTATTTTACTCTTAATAGCTGGTATCTTGATTTTATCTGCAAATGAATCAAAAAACACAAGACAACTTAGACTACCAGAAGACTTAAGTAAAGACTCTAATGATGGGAAAAGTACTGATTACCATGAAAATGAATCTAATGAACATAATCAAAGTACTAATCTTGATGAGAAAATTACTGATGAGATTGTACTGACTGACGAACCCGAAATAAGTTCAGATGAGATTGAACAAAGTACTAATCGACATGATAGCAGCTCTGATGAACATAATCTTGATTCTGAACACAACAACTCTAATTATAACAGTTAATATAATTTCCTAAAGAGCTAACGAAATCGCGTTAGCTCTTTTTCTATATTAAAAATAATATTGACAGACTTGATTGTTCCTGAAACATCACACTACCTAAATGACTTTTAACTCATATAATCCAATGCGTTTATTGTTCCTTGGTGAAACTACTTCTTTTACTAATCGAAATCGATTCTTTTTATAGAATGCATCTAGAAACTCTACATCAGCAAATATTTCAAGTCTTATATACCGCATATTTCGTTTTTTAACCTCACTCTTAATCCAATTTATGATATAGGTTGAAATACCTGTTCCGGCATATTTTCTTCTTACACCAAGTTTTTTTAAGAATAATGATTCTCCTTTTGGTTGATCAGTCCACCAACGTTTATTTTCCTTAAGAAGGATGAACACACCTGCTGGTTCATTGCCTGAATAACAGATATACCATTCACCATCTTTAAATCGATTTAAAAAATGGGCTTCATTGACTTTATTAAGTGTCCACATTTCTTTACCTTGATCTTTTAACCAGATTGCTATCTCTCGTATTATGGATAGAAATTCATTAATTCGATCCAATTCTATTCGTTCAATACGTATGTTGTTCATAGCGACTCCGTCCTCCACTCTATCTCTTACAATGTTCCTTTATGTCCAATAACTAAATCCCATTAAAAGTGTAAAGAAAATTAATAGGATCAGATTCAATACTTCCTTATTCATTCTTTTATTTTTTATATAAATATTCTATTACCATTATACCATTATCTTCCTAAAGATAGAACGTACTACAAAAAAATGACCACTTAGTAAGCAGTCATTTCTAGAATTTTAAATCTTCACTAAGTATTGTTGTAGGCTTTTTCGTGTGATATGTGGTGGCTCATAATCACTTGCACAAAATCCGATTGGAAGCACCATAAATGGTATATTCGATATTGGTTTTGTTAAAATCTCATTTAAAAACTGCATAGGGCTCGGTGTATAGGTTAAAGTTGATAATCCAATTCGATGCACTGTTTGAATCATAATCCCTGTTGCAATCCCAGCTAATGTCTTTGAATCAACGAGTTCAGAATGTGCTCCCTTTTTAAAAAATACAACTAGTAGATAGGGTGCATCTGTTAAATGTTGCTTTCTCCAGTCAGTTTTAAGCGGTTTTAGTGCACGCCTCCACTCATCAGTAATAAGCTCCTCGTATAGTCTTTTTTCATTTGCCTCTGCACGTGTTCGTATTTGTTGCTTCTTTTCTTCTGAATCAACAATCATGAGTTCGCAACTGATCTCGTTTACATAATACCCGAGTATCGTATTAGTACATTGTATTGCTTTTTGAAGAAGCTCTTTGTTAAATTTTTGAGATGAGTATTTTCTAGTACTTCTTCTTCGATTAATTACATTAAAATAATTCTCAGCAAGTTGTAATACATCATCATGGATTGATTTATTATCTATACCAATCAATAAGAATGGTACTTCATTACTAGAGCGATTCAACTCTTTACGTAGTGATTGTTCAACAGGAAGAAGTTCAATCTTGATCCCTACATACTGAAAGGCTGCTAATAAAAATCCCGCTGATAAAGATGTTGACTCTTGTGGGTAATAGTGTTTAATTTTCGCTTCACTACCATCCTTTTCTACTAGTCCGTAATTTTGTTTAAAGAGAGCAATTAAATAAGAATAATTTTTACTACAAGTATTCGGATGTTTTACCGTATTAAGAATTCGTTGCTTTTTACCCTTATCTTCAATTATTACATAGGTCCATGGTTGTTGATTAGCACCTGATGGTGCCGTTCCTGCTGACTTGATGATGGATTCAATCACACTTGTAGAGATATCCGTTTCTATCAGTTTCTGGTCATTGTATTCCTTAATTGAATCAAAGTATTTGTCTATTGACAAGCGTTGTTCATCCTCTAACATAGGGTACTCCCTCCTTAAAATGTAATGACCTTATATTCATCACTTTGAAGACGGTCAGTTAAAATTTCACCTGTATACACTACATCAACACCAAGTGCACTAAGTTCATTACTTACACATAGGTTATCTGAGCATGATTTACATGCATTGAATTTGATTCCATCATGCTTCATCGCCTCAATATCAACTTTAATACTAAAGTTATTAGCTACCACCTTCTGAGATGCTCCCCAGATCATGACTTCAATTTCATCCCACCATCCCATTTTCTTTGAATGATGAATATACGGAATCACCATTTGTTCAATATCAATTAAATTGTCTGTTTTCCATAGCACAAATAACTTATTCATACGTTGTCCTCCCATAATCATTTTCTCTCATTATATTTGACTATACAGGAAAAATCAAGCAAACCAATTTATTAAAGTAAAGTTATTTTAATCAAAAAAATTTATGCGTAATTTAAACTCTTTTTCCCACCATCTACCATGCAAGCGGTTTAATCATTTTGATTGACAAAGCATATAAATTACAGTACATTTAAAGTACGAAACTGTTGAATGGAGTGATTAGATTGAAAACAATTATTAATAACTCAAATGATCCTCATTTTAATTTAGCTCTAGAAGAATATGTATTAAAACAATTGGATTCTGATGAGGATTTTATTCTACTTTGGCAAAACGAACCGTCGATTATTATCGGTCGTAATCAGAATACAATTGAAGAGATAAATAGTGAGTATGTTAAGGAGAACAGCGTAAACGTTGTAAGACGTATATCTGGTGGAGGCGCTGTCTATCACGACTCTGGAAATCTTAATTTTACATTTGTAACAAAGAACTTAAAAAATAATTTAAATAATTTTCGTAAGTTTACAGAACCTGTAATTAACCTCCTAAATGAATTAGGAGCAAAAGCTGAATTTTCAGGACGTAATGATATTACAGTAGAAGGAAAAAAGATTTCAGGAAATGCACAAACTTACCATAAGAACAAGATGTTCCACCATGGTACAATTCTATTTAATTCTGAACTTGAAGAAATCGTGAATGTACTTGACGTTAAATTAGACAAAATCAAATCTAAGGGAATTAAATCGATTAGAAGCCGTGTTTCAAATATCTTGCCATACCTAGATGAACCGATCACGGTCAAAGAGTTCCAAGATAAACTCTTAAAATACATCTTAAAAACAAATGATGTAGAGTCTCATATCTATGAATTAAGTGCCGAGGACATTGAGGCAATCAATCAATTAATGAAGGAAAAATATCGAACATGGGAATGGAATTATGGAGAATCCCCACAGTTTGATATAACGAAATCAGGACGTTTTGAAGGTGGAAAAATCGACATTCGTCTAGACGTCGATGAAGGTGAGATACAAGACTGTAAAATTTTCGGAGACTTCTTTGGAAAGAAAGATGTCAGTGAATTAGAGGCTGCACTTAAAGGAATTAGATTCGAAGAAGCTTCAATCCGTAAAATCTTAGAACAGGAAGACTTCAATGACTATTTCTTTAAAATATCAATCGATGATTTTATCCAGTGCTTGTTTTACTAGCATTTAAAATATATGATCAAAAAAAACAACGATTTATTTTTAACAAATCGTTGTTTTTTAGTTATAATATAGGTAAGTTCTACTGATTGCTATAGAAACAAGTATGTGGTTATATATGAATTGTTATTCTGAGTTTAGTGATCCATTTAGTAATACATAAGTAAGATCAGATAAATTTAGAGTTTAATTTGGAGGGATTATTAATGAGTAAAGTAATCAATGTTGTTTTTAGTCCTAGAAAGAATGGAAATTGTGCAGATGCTGCTACGTATAATAAAAACATTCTAAACAAGAAAGGCTATCAGGTTGAAACAATATACCTATATGACTATGACATTAATCCATGTGGAAACTGTGATTATCATTGCTTTAAAGAAGGGAACTGTAATATAGATGATGATGTATATTCCATTTATCAAAAACTAATGGGAGCAGACTATATTATGTATTATATTCCGACATTCGCTGGTCATTTATCATCAATGTACTTTATGTTCCACGAACGTGAACAAGGGATTTTTTCTGATAATGATCATGAATATAACCATGCGTATATGAAAAAGATCCATATCATCGTCATTGGAAATAGTATCGCTGGCGGCGATTTAGCACTTACTGAAGCCTTATCATCTTTTAAAAATATGTATCAACCTGAGACTCTCCTTTTATCTTCTAGAGATTACAATGCCAGTTCTATAAAAGGGAACTTAATTAATAATGACGATGTTAAGCATCGATTAAATCTTTTTGTAAACAGAGTAATCAAAGTTTAAATCATAATTTCTTTTCACACTTTTCTTTAAACTATTAAATCTTTTCGTAATAACATTAGAATTACACATTAAAAAACCCACCTGTTTGGTATCATACCATTTCTAGTGGGTTATTTTATTATTTCATGTCTACTCTTTACTCTTATACATATGTATTGGCTGATCTATTGCTCCGTGTGCAGCTTCCATCACAATTTCCGATAAAGTCGGGTGCGGATGGATTGAAGATGCCAGTTCATGTACAGTTCCTTCAAGTTCCATAGTAGTGACAGCCTCGGCAATCATATCCGTCGCGTTAGGAGCTAGTATATGCACACCTAACACTTCACCGTACTGTTTGTCAGCAACAATTTTAATGAATCCATCGCTTTCGCCCTCAGCTAATGCTTTACCATTAGCACTTAATGGGAAGGTACTCACGATTACATCGTGTCCATTTTCTTTTGCACGTTGCTCTGTCTCTCCAACGAATCCGATTTCAGGGAATCCATATATGCAAGATGGAACCCGACCATAATCAATGGAAGATTCCTTACCCATGATCGTTTCAACTGCTACAATCCCTTCAGCTGAAGCAACATGAGCAAGCATGTATTTTCCATTTAAATCACCAATGGCATAGATGCCATCTACATCAGTTTCTAGTTTCTCGTTTGTTACAATACCATGCCGGTCTTCATCTAATCCCAAATGTTCTAAATCCTCTGTATTGGCAGAGCGTCCGATACTAACTAATACTTTCTCAGCTTTAAGGTGTTTGTCTTTACCATCATGTTCTATTTTAACACCCTTTTTATCGATTGATTTTACAGATGCATCTGTAAGAATCTTAATCTTATCTTTTTGTAATATTTTAGTCATTGTTTCGCGTATGTCTTTATCCACGTTTACTAATATTTCGCTTGCTCGTTCTACGATGGTTACATCAGTTCCTAGTGTGCTAAATAGAGTAGCAAATTCTATACCGATTACACCCCCGCCAATAATGACGAGTTCTTTAGGAATGTCCTCTAAACTTAGTATTTGTTTACTAGTTAAAACTTGACCTCGATCAAGTCCGTCCTTGATTCCATCGATTGGTGGTATTTTTGGTGAAGAACCAGTTGCTAAAATCAAGTTTTTCGTTTTAATTTTTTGATCATTTACTAATATGGTATTTTTATCAAGTACTTTACCATGACCTATAAACGTATCAACGCCATTCTTATCAAGTAAATGTTTAACTCCTCCTGTGAGTTTGTTTACTACAGAGTCTTTTCGTTTCAACATCTTCGGCCAGTTAATAGAAACACAATCTTTATCCGAGACATCAATACCAAATCGTTCCGCGTTCATAATATCCTTGTAAACATGTGCACTCTTCAGAAGCGTTTTAGTTGGTATACAACCCCAATTCAAGCACACACCACCGATATTCTTGTTTTCTATTAAGGCTGTTTTAGCCCCCATTTGAGCAGCTTTAATAGCCGCTACATATCCACCGGGCCCGCCACCTAGTATTAAAATATCATATTGGCTCAAAATTCCACCTCCTAGCTTAATAGTAATAACATTGGATCATTTAATAATTCTTTTAGTCTTCTTAAAAAGCGGCCTGCATCTCCACCATCAATAACTCGGTGATCGATACTTAATGACATTGGCATAATGCTTCTAATCACAATTTCATCATCAATAACCACTGGTTTTTTCTTAATCATTCCTGTGCCTAGAATTGCAACTTCTGGATGTTTGATAACAGGAACTCCATAACTTGATCCAAACGCTCCGTAATTTGTAATAGTAAAAGTTCCACCTTTTAATTTATCTAAAGATACATTACGCTCTCTTGCACCTGTTGCGAGTTCATCAATTTCTTTAGCAATTTCTAAAATACTCAATTGATCTGCATCTTTAATAACCGGTACGATTAAGCCCTCGTCTGTATCGACAGCCATTCCAACATTATAATATTTCTTTAAATAAAGTTCTTCACTCTTCTGATCATAACTAGCATTAAACACTGGGAACTCTTTTAGTGCTATTGTCAATGCTTTTATGATAAATGGCATATAGGTTAACTTAATACCTTTTTGTTCTGCTGTTTGTTTTTGTTCTTTTCTAAACTGAACTAGTTTAGTAACATCAAATTCGTCCATAGTAGACGCATGAGGGATTACAGATTTTGAAAGCACCATGTTTTTTGCGATTGTTTTACGAAGTTTTGATAACGATACTTTTTCAACTTCACCAGAGATTTCAAGTTCAGGAATCTCAACATTTGTGTTATAGCTAACAGTTTGTGCCTGTCGAGATGAAGTGTCTTTTCCATCGCTTGTTTCTTTTGCCTTATAGATATCTTCTTTCATGACACGTCCTGCATGCCCTGATCCTTTAATTGTGTGAATATCGATACCTAGATCTTTGGCTAACTTTCTAGCAACTGGTGTTGCAAGCACCTTTTTAATAGATGATTTCTTTGGTTCATCACCTGAAGCCTCTACACTACTTTCGAGCACATCTTCAGATACCTCAATTTCACCTACGACACCTTTTGATGAATGATCATCCCCTTCATTAATTGGTGTTTTTTTGTTGCCTTCCTCGTCAACTTTTGGTTCAGGCTCCACGTGGGCATTGTCAGCACCGTCATCGATGACTACTAAAACCTCACCAACATGAACGGTATCTCCAACCTCAAAATTAATTTCCTTAATAGTTCCATCAACAGGTGATGGAATTTCCGCATTTACCTTATCCGTCTCGATTAAACAAAGCGTATCACCATCATGAACTTCATCACCTTCTTTAAACATCCATTTTAAGACTTGACCTTCATGAACACCTTCACCTATATCTGCAAATTTAAATTGATACATGCTTTCACCTCCTATTAGTATTTAATTAATTTTCTGGCTTCATATGCTATACGTTTTGGTTCTATAATATAATGATGTTCCCCTTTAGGTAGTGGAACAATCACATCAAATCCAGTTAAACGTGTTGGTGGTGCTTCTAAGTATAAAAATGCACCTTCATTTACAATGGATATTAACTCTGCACCAGGTCCATACGATTTAATCGCTTCATGAACAACTAAGAAACGTCCCGTCTTTTGTACAGAATTTATAATCGTTTCTTTATCAATAGGTGAAATTGTACGTAAATCAATCAGTTCAACACTAATTCCCTCTTCTTCAAGCGTTTTTACTGCTTTTTGTACTTCTCTGACCATTGCACCCCAGGCTACTATAGTTAAGTCAGTTCCTTCTTGTACTATTTTTGCCTTTCCAATTGGAATTGTGTATTCCTCTTCAGGAACATCTTGTTTAAACGCTCGGTAGATTCTTTTTGGTTCCATAAAGATTACTGGGTCGGGATCTTTTATTGCCGCTGTTAACAATCCTTTTGTATCATATGGTGTTGATGGAATAACGACCTTTATACCAGGAAGGTGTGCAAATAGAACTTCTTGACTCTCAGAATGATGTTCAAGCGCTCTAATTCCGCCACCATAGGGCATACGAATTACCATAGGTAAATGATAACGTCCTCTTGATCTATTTCGCATTCTTCCTACATGTCCTGCTATCTGATTGAAGCCTGGCAACATAAAACCGGAGAACTGAATTTCAGGTATTGGTTTCAAACCGTTAATTGCCATCCCAACTGCTGAGCCTATGATTCCTGCCTCCGCAAGTGGTGTGTCAAAACATCTTTCTTCACCGAATCTTTCTTGCAATCCTTTTGTAGCTCTAAATACTCCACCTTCAAATCCAACATCTTCACCAAAGGTAACTATTTTTTCGTCTTTTTTCATTTGTTGTTCGAGTGTATGTGCGATTGCTTGAATATTAGTCATTAATGCCATTATGATCCCTCCTCTTCTAAATATCGTTTGTAATTTTCATATTGCTCTTTGAGCTGTGAAGGCATTTCCTCATAATGATAATCAAATATATCTTCAAGCGGTACAAGACCCGATCCTTCAACTTTCTTAAATGTTTTATTTACAAAATCATTGTATTCTTCTCGTTGATTCTCATCTTGTTCCTTGCTCCACAATCCTTTATCGATTAAGTATTTTTGGAATCTAGTCAATGGATCTTTAAGACTCCACTCTTCAACTTCTTCATCCTTTCGATAGATGGTCGGGTCATCACTTGTTGTATGTGGACCAAGACGATAAGTGACTGCCTCAATGAGTGTAGGTCCTTCCCCGTTTCTTGCTCTTTTGACTGCCTCTTTGGTAGCAGCATACACAGCAAGCACATCATTACCATCTACCTGAATACCAGGAATTCCATAGGCTTTAGCTTTCTGTGCTAATGTTTGTGATTTTGTCTGTTTTGTCGTTGGCATCGAAATTGCCCACTGATTGTTTTGAATGACAATGACTGTCGGTGTATTAAATACACCAGAAAAGTTTAGTGCTTCGTGAAATTCACCATGTGACGTACCACCATCACCAACATATGCAAGCACAACTTCATCTTTACCTTGTATATTACTTGCCATACCCAGTCCAACTGCATGGTTTAATTGCGATCCAATTGGAACAGAAACCGGTAAAATCTTTACATCCTCAGGGAATTCACTTCCGCGTTCATTTCCATACCAATATAGGTATACATTTTCTAATGTCCATCCTTTATGAAGCCATGCACTTAACTCTCTAAATGCAGGTACTAACCAATCACTCTGTTCTGTTGCAGCAACTGAACCAACCTGTGCTGCCTCTTGTCCCTTGTTCGGTGCATAAGTCAGCATACGTCCCTGTCTTTGATACTGCAAGGCTTTCGTATCGGCTATTCTTCCAAGAAGCATTGTTTTATACATTGATACTAGTTGATCATCAGGTATATTTGGTACTAATTTCTCATCAACAATGTTACCCTCTTTATCGAGAATTTGTAGCATGCGATTTTTTTTCTTTAATGGATCAAACTGTTTAGTAAGCATCCGAATCCTCCTTTTTAAAACTATATATTTATAAACTATAATTTTGTAACGTATATAAATTAATAATGGTTAGTGAATCCTAATCACGCACTATATTTAATTCAAATTATTGTATCAGGACCCACTACTAGTTGTAACTCATTACATGATTAATAATAAGCTACTAGCATGTATTTAAGTAATTACGTTTAGTACTCTATAGAGTAACTAAGCTTTAAGAATATATAGAGTTTATATAGGCTCCCTGGTAATAAATAGTCAACTATTCTTTCTACTATTATTATAATACTGAGAATTATTATCAACAAGCAAAACGCTTTGTTAAATACAGTGTTAAGATACCTAGAACTACATTATTAATATTCCGCTATACGATATATTCATTCATTAAGAATCTATTTTTCATATTGTCATTCCTTAGTACTTGTAATTAATAATCGCATGGTTTCGATAAGGATTTTAAAAGTGTTTCCTTTAATATAAAATTAGTATAATGTTATACTAATAGTACAGGACATATAAAAACAATAAAAATTATCAGATCTTCAATTTAGTAACTGTTTTAACGATGTTGTTTCTTTTTTTAAAACAACTTGTATAAAGGAGAGGATACTATTATTAACCATGTGCTACTAGCTTTCGTCTTACTTGGCGTATTTTTACTTATTGCTAAATGGATTCGGCTCAAGGTACCCGTTCTTCAAAACTATTTTATTCCGAGCTCTTTGATTGCTGGATTTATTGGACTCATTTTAAACGAACAACTTATTCAAAAATTTATACTTATCTTCTTGCCAAATGATCGCTTTTCATTTTTAACAAGGGACGTTATCCCCAATTCTGCAACTCAAGTGTGGAAAGAAATACCGGAGTTATTTATTACAATAATCTTTGCGTCATTATTTCTGGGTAAGAAGATTCCAAACCTTAAAAAAGTTTGGAATATAGCAAAGCCACAAATTGCATTTGGACAAACAATCGCGTGGGGACAATATGTTGTGGGGATTTTAGTAACACTACTCATCTTAAAACCGTTCTTTGGAGCAAACATTTTAAGCGGAGTACTCATCGAAATCAGTTTTCAAGGTGGCGCTGGTACTGCAGCAGGACTCGCTGGTACCTTTGATGAATTAGGTTTTTCTCATGGTAAAGACCTAGGTATTGGTATTGCAACATTCGGAATTTTGTCTGGTATGATTATTGGTGTGATCATGATTAACATTGGTATTCGTAAGAATAAGGCAACAGTTGCTACTAAACCGGATCAAATAGCGAAAGAAGAACGACTCGGAGTCTATAAGTTTGAGGAGGCAGACTCTATACGCTTAACTACACGCTCACACTCAATAGAAACAATTAGTATCCATCTTGCCTTCATCCTATTATCTGTGGGAATCGGTGCTATATTCTTTAAAGGATTATTATTTATCGAGAACTCAATCTGGGGACCTCTATTTGATATATATCTGATTAAGTATATACCACTCTTCCCTCTTGCTATGATTGGTGGAGTAATTGTGCAAGTAATGAGTACTCGATTTGAATTTTCACGCCTAATTAATCGCAAGATGATTTTACACATTCAGAACTTTACATTAGATTTTCTCATCGTATCAGCTGTCGCTAGTATATCACTGTCAGTAATCAGTGAACATACGTCAACATTCATAATTTTACTATTTACCGGTATTCTATGGAACATTGCTGCATTCTTATTTATAGCACCTAGAATGATTTCACGATTCTGGTTTGAACGAGGAATTATTGACTTTGGTCAATCTATGGGGATGACCACAACAGGCTTATTATTACTTCAAATTGTGGACCCAGATAAGAAGACACCGACATTTGAGAGTTTCGGTTATAAACAATTATTCTTTGAACCAATCGTAGGGGGTGGGTTCTTTACTGCTGCTTCTATGCCTCTACTCGCTGAATTCGGTCCTATAGTTATGCTTTATCTTACGGGAGGACTGTTTTTATTTTGGTTAATCTTTGGTATTGTTTCAAATAAAGTTGAAGCGGCTTAGTGTGCTTGTCTTTAGTTCACTTAGACATCGATAAAAATGCCCTTATCATACACAGTTCGTGTATAATAAGGGCATTTTTTAGATTTTGATCCGATGTTTTATCTCTTCTTTCTCACCGTAACGTTCTAATAATCGTTCAGC is a genomic window of Haloplasma contractile SSD-17B containing:
- a CDS encoding DUF4064 domain-containing protein, with the translated sequence MNRIQGKGLAIAGSIVSSLFSLLFVVLGFVLKAMVNQSSFHLTTVDGMMETNPNITREEALQLVNESNMGFDFLANIIIFGALFFLLLGVIALVLSIKVTYKNKVLVGIILIVFAFVHIIFSRFLASILLLIAGILILSANESKNTRQLRLPEDLSKDSNDGKSTDYHENESNEHNQSTNLDEKITDEIVLTDEPEISSDEIEQSTNRHDSSSDEHNLDSEHNNSNYNS
- a CDS encoding GNAT family N-acetyltransferase; translation: MNNIRIERIELDRINEFLSIIREIAIWLKDQGKEMWTLNKVNEAHFLNRFKDGEWYICYSGNEPAGVFILLKENKRWWTDQPKGESLFLKKLGVRRKYAGTGISTYIINWIKSEVKKRNMRYIRLEIFADVEFLDAFYKKNRFRLVKEVVSPRNNKRIGLYELKVI
- a CDS encoding nitroreductase family protein → MLEDEQRLSIDKYFDSIKEYNDQKLIETDISTSVIESIIKSAGTAPSGANQQPWTYVIIEDKGKKQRILNTVKHPNTCSKNYSYLIALFKQNYGLVEKDGSEAKIKHYYPQESTSLSAGFLLAAFQYVGIKIELLPVEQSLRKELNRSSNEVPFLLIGIDNKSIHDDVLQLAENYFNVINRRRSTRKYSSQKFNKELLQKAIQCTNTILGYYVNEISCELMIVDSEEKKQQIRTRAEANEKRLYEELITDEWRRALKPLKTDWRKQHLTDAPYLLVVFFKKGAHSELVDSKTLAGIATGIMIQTVHRIGLSTLTYTPSPMQFLNEILTKPISNIPFMVLPIGFCASDYEPPHITRKSLQQYLVKI
- a CDS encoding lipoate--protein ligase, coding for MKTIINNSNDPHFNLALEEYVLKQLDSDEDFILLWQNEPSIIIGRNQNTIEEINSEYVKENSVNVVRRISGGGAVYHDSGNLNFTFVTKNLKNNLNNFRKFTEPVINLLNELGAKAEFSGRNDITVEGKKISGNAQTYHKNKMFHHGTILFNSELEEIVNVLDVKLDKIKSKGIKSIRSRVSNILPYLDEPITVKEFQDKLLKYILKTNDVESHIYELSAEDIEAINQLMKEKYRTWEWNYGESPQFDITKSGRFEGGKIDIRLDVDEGEIQDCKIFGDFFGKKDVSELEAALKGIRFEEASIRKILEQEDFNDYFFKISIDDFIQCLFY
- a CDS encoding flavodoxin family protein, which encodes MSKVINVVFSPRKNGNCADAATYNKNILNKKGYQVETIYLYDYDINPCGNCDYHCFKEGNCNIDDDVYSIYQKLMGADYIMYYIPTFAGHLSSMYFMFHEREQGIFSDNDHEYNHAYMKKIHIIVIGNSIAGGDLALTEALSSFKNMYQPETLLLSSRDYNASSIKGNLINNDDVKHRLNLFVNRVIKV
- the lpdA gene encoding dihydrolipoyl dehydrogenase → MSQYDILILGGGPGGYVAAIKAAQMGAKTALIENKNIGGVCLNWGCIPTKTLLKSAHVYKDIMNAERFGIDVSDKDCVSINWPKMLKRKDSVVNKLTGGVKHLLDKNGVDTFIGHGKVLDKNTILVNDQKIKTKNLILATGSSPKIPPIDGIKDGLDRGQVLTSKQILSLEDIPKELVIIGGGVIGIEFATLFSTLGTDVTIVERASEILVNVDKDIRETMTKILQKDKIKILTDASVKSIDKKGVKIEHDGKDKHLKAEKVLVSIGRSANTEDLEHLGLDEDRHGIVTNEKLETDVDGIYAIGDLNGKYMLAHVASAEGIVAVETIMGKESSIDYGRVPSCIYGFPEIGFVGETEQRAKENGHDVIVSTFPLSANGKALAEGESDGFIKIVADKQYGEVLGVHILAPNATDMIAEAVTTMELEGTVHELASSIHPHPTLSEIVMEAAHGAIDQPIHMYKSKE
- a CDS encoding dihydrolipoamide acetyltransferase family protein, whose amino-acid sequence is MYQFKFADIGEGVHEGQVLKWMFKEGDEVHDGDTLCLIETDKVNAEIPSPVDGTIKEINFEVGDTVHVGEVLVVIDDGADNAHVEPEPKVDEEGNKKTPINEGDDHSSKGVVGEIEVSEDVLESSVEASGDEPKKSSIKKVLATPVARKLAKDLGIDIHTIKGSGHAGRVMKEDIYKAKETSDGKDTSSRQAQTVSYNTNVEIPELEISGEVEKVSLSKLRKTIAKNMVLSKSVIPHASTMDEFDVTKLVQFRKEQKQTAEQKGIKLTYMPFIIKALTIALKEFPVFNASYDQKSEELYLKKYYNVGMAVDTDEGLIVPVIKDADQLSILEIAKEIDELATGARERNVSLDKLKGGTFTITNYGAFGSSYGVPVIKHPEVAILGTGMIKKKPVVIDDEIVIRSIMPMSLSIDHRVIDGGDAGRFLRRLKELLNDPMLLLLS
- a CDS encoding alpha-ketoacid dehydrogenase subunit beta — encoded protein: MALMTNIQAIAHTLEQQMKKDEKIVTFGEDVGFEGGVFRATKGLQERFGEERCFDTPLAEAGIIGSAVGMAINGLKPIPEIQFSGFMLPGFNQIAGHVGRMRNRSRGRYHLPMVIRMPYGGGIRALEHHSESQEVLFAHLPGIKVVIPSTPYDTKGLLTAAIKDPDPVIFMEPKRIYRAFKQDVPEEEYTIPIGKAKIVQEGTDLTIVAWGAMVREVQKAVKTLEEEGISVELIDLRTISPIDKETIINSVQKTGRFLVVHEAIKSYGPGAELISIVNEGAFLYLEAPPTRLTGFDVIVPLPKGEHHYIIEPKRIAYEARKLIKY
- the pdhA gene encoding pyruvate dehydrogenase (acetyl-transferring) E1 component subunit alpha, which encodes MLTKQFDPLKKKNRMLQILDKEGNIVDEKLVPNIPDDQLVSMYKTMLLGRIADTKALQYQRQGRMLTYAPNKGQEAAQVGSVAATEQSDWLVPAFRELSAWLHKGWTLENVYLYWYGNERGSEFPEDVKILPVSVPIGSQLNHAVGLGMASNIQGKDEVVLAYVGDGGTSHGEFHEALNFSGVFNTPTVIVIQNNQWAISMPTTKQTKSQTLAQKAKAYGIPGIQVDGNDVLAVYAATKEAVKRARNGEGPTLIEAVTYRLGPHTTSDDPTIYRKDEEVEEWSLKDPLTRFQKYLIDKGLWSKEQDENQREEYNDFVNKTFKKVEGSGLVPLEDIFDYHYEEMPSQLKEQYENYKRYLEEEGS
- a CDS encoding sodium/glutamate symporter, with the protein product MLLAFVLLGVFLLIAKWIRLKVPVLQNYFIPSSLIAGFIGLILNEQLIQKFILIFLPNDRFSFLTRDVIPNSATQVWKEIPELFITIIFASLFLGKKIPNLKKVWNIAKPQIAFGQTIAWGQYVVGILVTLLILKPFFGANILSGVLIEISFQGGAGTAAGLAGTFDELGFSHGKDLGIGIATFGILSGMIIGVIMINIGIRKNKATVATKPDQIAKEERLGVYKFEEADSIRLTTRSHSIETISIHLAFILLSVGIGAIFFKGLLFIENSIWGPLFDIYLIKYIPLFPLAMIGGVIVQVMSTRFEFSRLINRKMILHIQNFTLDFLIVSAVASISLSVISEHTSTFIILLFTGILWNIAAFLFIAPRMISRFWFERGIIDFGQSMGMTTTGLLLLQIVDPDKKTPTFESFGYKQLFFEPIVGGGFFTAASMPLLAEFGPIVMLYLTGGLFLFWLIFGIVSNKVEAA